One Dictyoglomus turgidum DSM 6724 DNA window includes the following coding sequences:
- a CDS encoding helix-turn-helix domain-containing protein: protein MRIRKKELIESDVSHGTPDFPLFVHEDIFVYRNGIVNPHWHNEFEILYMERGIGMFYVDGYEYKLGEGEYLFVNSGSIHSGRELVRKSVGYAIVFDLRLLYSEEPDYCKHEYFLPLINKRYYIPTNINDENIRENILKIIEAFREKDYGYELYIKSLLFDTFWRVFKYYAKKQNQDGRLGYKIDRIKDLLSYINQNYNKNLSLDELSKQVDMSKFYLCRLFKESLKMSPVEYINKVRIDKAMELLINTDMSISEIAFECGFNNISYFIKVFRKYMHTTPLKFRKQNL from the coding sequence ATGAGGATAAGGAAGAAAGAGTTGATAGAATCGGATGTTTCCCATGGAACCCCAGATTTTCCTCTGTTTGTTCATGAGGATATTTTTGTATATAGAAATGGAATCGTGAATCCTCATTGGCATAACGAATTTGAAATTTTATATATGGAGAGAGGCATAGGTATGTTTTATGTTGATGGTTATGAATATAAATTAGGAGAGGGGGAATATCTCTTTGTAAATTCTGGTTCTATACATTCGGGTAGGGAACTGGTAAGAAAGAGTGTAGGGTATGCTATTGTATTTGATTTAAGATTACTCTATTCTGAGGAGCCTGATTATTGTAAACACGAGTATTTTTTACCGCTTATAAATAAAAGATATTATATACCTACAAATATTAATGATGAAAACATAAGAGAGAATATTTTAAAAATAATAGAAGCTTTTAGGGAGAAAGATTATGGCTATGAGCTCTATATAAAGAGCCTTTTATTTGACACATTCTGGAGAGTATTTAAATATTATGCTAAAAAGCAAAACCAAGATGGTAGACTCGGATATAAAATCGATAGGATCAAAGATTTGCTCAGTTACATAAATCAGAATTACAATAAGAATTTGTCTCTTGATGAGCTTAGCAAGCAAGTTGATATGAGTAAATTTTATCTTTGTAGGTTGTTTAAAGAATCTTTGAAAATGAGCCCTGTAGAATATATAAACAAAGTAAGAATTGATAAAGCTATGGAGCTTCTTATAAATACTGATATGAGCATTTCTGAAATAGCCTTTGAGTGTGGTTTCAATAATATAAGTTATTTTATCAAAGTTTTTAGGAAGTATATGCATACGACCCCCTTGAAGTTTAGAAAGCAAAATCTATAA
- a CDS encoding histidine phosphatase family protein — MGEIYLIRHGETDWNREAKFQGRTDIPLNSKGKSQAELLSDYLAKEKFDYIYSSPLKRAIETAIPLSKKLNKEILIRENWIEFDFGEWEGLTVREVHEKYPIERELWLYHTEKGKIPKGESFEDAYKRLSIEKEYILENHKNHKIVIFTHGAIIRAALYVFLDLYHIGFGKITISSCSITHFKIKDDKFILLRLNYLYPHELFSYL; from the coding sequence ATGGGTGAAATATATCTAATAAGACATGGAGAAACAGACTGGAATAGAGAGGCAAAATTTCAGGGCAGGACTGATATCCCCCTAAACTCTAAAGGTAAATCTCAAGCAGAATTGTTATCCGATTATCTTGCCAAAGAGAAATTCGATTATATCTACTCAAGCCCCTTAAAGAGAGCTATCGAAACGGCAATTCCTCTTTCTAAGAAACTCAACAAAGAGATATTAATTAGAGAAAACTGGATAGAATTTGATTTTGGGGAATGGGAAGGATTAACAGTAAGAGAAGTACATGAAAAGTATCCTATAGAAAGAGAGTTGTGGCTTTACCACACTGAAAAAGGAAAAATTCCCAAAGGAGAAAGCTTTGAAGATGCCTACAAAAGACTATCTATTGAAAAAGAATATATTCTTGAGAATCATAAAAACCACAAAATAGTAATCTTTACCCATGGAGCAATAATAAGAGCAGCTCTCTATGTATTTTTAGATCTTTATCATATAGGTTTTGGGAAGATTACTATAAGTTCATGCTCTATAACTCACTTTAAAATAAAGGATGATAAGTTTATACTTCTAAGATTAAATTATCTGTACCCCCATGAGTTATTTTCTTACCTGTGA
- a CDS encoding Clp protease N-terminal domain-containing protein yields MKTLKFKSESIILNAEELVLTFSSPYMDVEHLLLSIINDKNNKACKILQKIGVDLRKIKTELEKELRNRKTDQYEISPVNQKIFEIFNYAQDFAEKLGREIVDAEHLLLGILKESSSFASKLLFDSGVSVERVLSEIKS; encoded by the coding sequence ATGAAGACTCTTAAATTCAAGTCTGAGTCCATCATTTTAAATGCTGAGGAGTTAGTGTTAACTTTTAGTTCTCCTTACATGGATGTGGAACATTTACTTCTTAGCATAATTAATGATAAAAATAATAAAGCTTGTAAGATCTTACAGAAAATTGGAGTTGATCTTAGAAAGATAAAGACTGAATTAGAAAAAGAATTGAGGAATCGAAAAACTGACCAATATGAGATATCTCCTGTAAATCAAAAGATCTTTGAAATCTTTAATTATGCTCAAGATTTTGCAGAAAAATTAGGAAGAGAAATTGTAGACGCAGAACATCTTCTTTTGGGAATACTTAAGGAGAGCAGTTCTTTTGCATCTAAATTGTTATTTGATAGCGGTGTAAGTGTTGAGAGGGTATTGAGTGAAATTAAAAGTTGA
- a CDS encoding MBL fold metallo-hydrolase, whose product MKKIVLILSALTLLVSVALALEITYYGHACVKVSFENNYSIIIDPFSSDYPIPQTNADLIISTHEHEDHFNPNFLHKKVEILVGTKNDGKDWNPINKEVKNIKIWSIPVYHDNSKGSQRGKNSIVVIEGDGFKIVHMGDIGHLLSEKELVKLKNVDILFIPVGGFFTLDVKDVITTIREIKPKIVIPIHYKTEYTKDWPILPISEFLKRAEKEFKIITINSNRITLTPKDLPKNTEIWILNYK is encoded by the coding sequence ATGAAAAAGATAGTTTTAATTCTCTCAGCTTTAACCCTCTTAGTAAGTGTTGCTTTAGCTTTAGAAATTACCTATTATGGACACGCATGCGTCAAAGTATCTTTTGAAAATAACTATTCCATAATAATAGATCCCTTTTCTTCAGACTATCCCATACCCCAAACCAATGCAGATCTAATCATAAGTACCCATGAACATGAAGATCATTTTAATCCAAATTTTCTACATAAAAAGGTTGAAATACTTGTAGGAACAAAAAATGACGGAAAAGATTGGAACCCAATAAATAAAGAGGTTAAAAATATAAAAATATGGAGTATACCTGTATACCATGATAATTCAAAAGGCTCTCAGAGAGGAAAAAATAGTATCGTCGTTATAGAAGGAGATGGTTTTAAAATAGTCCATATGGGTGATATAGGACATCTCTTATCAGAGAAGGAATTAGTCAAACTTAAGAATGTAGACATTTTATTTATTCCTGTGGGAGGATTTTTCACATTGGATGTGAAAGATGTGATAACCACCATAAGAGAAATAAAACCTAAGATTGTGATACCCATACACTATAAAACAGAATATACCAAGGACTGGCCTATTTTACCCATTTCTGAATTTCTAAAAAGGGCAGAAAAAGAATTCAAAATTATAACAATAAACTCAAATAGAATAACTTTGACTCCAAAAGATCTACCAAAAAATACAGAGATATGGATTCTAAATTATAAATAA
- the polX gene encoding DNA polymerase/3'-5' exonuclease PolX, which yields MKNKEVAQILDEIAALLEIKGENKYKIAAYQEAARRIENLPEDIERLFKQGKLYQIKGIGESIGQKIKEYLTTGKVSYLEELRKEIPPEILELLKIPGIGPKLAYRLYAELGIKDIDSLEKAAKEGKIRVLPRLGPKVEQNILEAIKEYREKQTVPERIPLGVALPLTEEIVNYLSQYPFIENIVPAGSLRRRKETIGDIDILITTSDMDRVNQVLKNLPILKNILAAGPTKTSIIVEPGIQVDFRVVEKSSFGAALQYFTGSKQHNIKLRELAIKKGLKINEYGVFRISDNKKIGGEKEEDIYEILGLQYIPPELREDQGEIESAMEGKLPNLVEERDILGDMHVHTDWSDGANTLEEMVEVAYKLGYKYVVISDHSQALGVAGGLTPEQIEKQRLKIQELNRKYRDFKILHSIEANILSDGSIDLPEEVLKNFDLVIAGLHSGFKQPKEKITERLVSAIKNPWVDIISHPTGRLINKRPAYEVDLPTILYWAKETGTVLEINAQPDRLDLCDIDARIAREKYGIYLSIGTDSHDIRSYSLIRYGIAVARRAWLQKEDIINTYPWEEAKLKLKRYRNQK from the coding sequence ATGAAAAACAAGGAAGTTGCTCAAATCTTAGATGAAATAGCAGCTCTCCTTGAAATAAAAGGAGAGAATAAATATAAAATTGCAGCCTATCAAGAAGCTGCAAGAAGAATAGAAAATCTTCCTGAAGATATAGAGAGATTATTCAAACAGGGTAAATTGTACCAAATCAAAGGTATCGGTGAAAGTATTGGACAAAAAATTAAAGAATATCTTACTACAGGAAAAGTCTCCTACTTGGAGGAATTAAGAAAAGAGATTCCTCCAGAGATCCTTGAGCTTCTGAAAATACCAGGTATTGGCCCAAAACTTGCTTACCGACTCTATGCTGAACTTGGGATAAAAGATATAGATTCATTAGAAAAAGCAGCAAAAGAAGGGAAAATAAGAGTACTTCCAAGATTAGGTCCAAAAGTAGAACAAAATATTCTTGAGGCTATAAAGGAATATAGAGAAAAACAGACTGTCCCAGAGAGAATACCCTTAGGTGTGGCCCTCCCTCTTACCGAAGAAATTGTAAATTACCTATCTCAATACCCCTTTATAGAAAATATTGTACCTGCAGGAAGTTTGCGCAGAAGAAAAGAAACTATAGGAGATATAGATATATTAATCACTACTTCGGATATGGACAGGGTAAACCAGGTTCTAAAAAATCTTCCAATTTTAAAGAATATCCTTGCAGCAGGACCTACAAAAACCAGCATAATCGTTGAACCAGGAATTCAAGTTGATTTCAGAGTGGTAGAAAAGAGCTCTTTTGGGGCTGCATTACAATATTTTACAGGATCAAAACAGCATAATATAAAACTAAGAGAATTAGCTATTAAGAAAGGTTTAAAGATAAATGAATATGGTGTTTTTAGAATAAGTGACAACAAGAAGATAGGGGGAGAAAAAGAAGAAGATATATACGAAATTCTTGGGCTTCAATATATACCACCAGAGTTAAGAGAAGACCAAGGCGAAATTGAGAGCGCAATGGAAGGAAAACTACCTAATCTTGTAGAAGAAAGAGATATCCTTGGAGATATGCATGTTCATACTGACTGGAGCGACGGTGCTAATACTCTTGAAGAGATGGTAGAGGTAGCCTATAAACTTGGATATAAATATGTAGTAATTTCAGATCATAGTCAAGCCTTAGGAGTTGCGGGAGGATTAACTCCGGAACAAATTGAAAAACAAAGATTAAAAATACAAGAGTTGAACAGAAAATACAGAGATTTCAAGATTCTTCACAGTATTGAAGCAAATATCTTAAGTGATGGAAGCATTGATCTACCTGAAGAGGTGCTTAAAAATTTTGATCTTGTTATTGCAGGACTTCACTCTGGCTTTAAACAACCTAAGGAAAAAATTACAGAAAGGCTTGTATCAGCCATTAAAAATCCATGGGTTGACATAATAAGTCATCCTACAGGAAGATTAATAAACAAAAGACCTGCTTATGAGGTGGATCTGCCCACTATTCTTTATTGGGCAAAAGAAACAGGAACAGTCCTGGAAATAAACGCTCAACCTGATAGACTTGACCTTTGTGATATAGACGCCAGAATAGCCCGAGAAAAATATGGAATATATCTCTCTATTGGCACTGATAGTCATGATATTAGAAGCTATTCTTTAATAAGATATGGAATAGCAGTAGCAAGGAGAGCTTGGCTTCAAAAAGAGGATATTATAAATACTTATCCTTGGGAAGAGGCAAAACTTAAACTAAAAAGATACAGAAACCAAAAATGA
- a CDS encoding tRNA (adenine-N1)-methyltransferase gives MKIRRKGKISEGEWVVLFDSKRRYLIQVEREKIFHFHKGYIRHNDIIGMEEGSIIRSSQGANLLVLRPTYSDFILEMPRGAQIIYPKDIATILVWADIYPGARVLEAGIGSGALTIALLQAVGETGTVISYEIREDFAKRALSNIENFLGKKDNHILRLKDIYEEIIDENIDRIILDLPEPWRAIDNILKALRPGGIFLAYTPTIIQAQKTVEALKGTKSFTLIETIETLLRPWQIEGLSVRPFHRMVAHTAFLTVARRIVTQEENISPMVVPSEERGENYEIE, from the coding sequence ATGAAGATAAGAAGAAAGGGAAAAATCTCAGAGGGAGAATGGGTTGTTCTCTTTGATAGCAAAAGAAGGTATCTAATACAGGTTGAAAGAGAAAAGATCTTTCACTTTCATAAAGGATATATTAGGCATAATGATATTATAGGAATGGAAGAAGGAAGTATAATAAGATCCTCTCAGGGAGCAAACCTTCTTGTTCTAAGACCTACTTATTCAGATTTTATTCTCGAAATGCCTCGTGGAGCCCAAATAATCTATCCCAAAGACATAGCTACCATATTAGTTTGGGCAGATATTTATCCTGGAGCAAGGGTACTTGAAGCAGGAATAGGCTCTGGAGCATTAACCATTGCCCTTCTTCAAGCAGTAGGTGAAACAGGAACGGTAATATCCTATGAAATAAGAGAAGACTTTGCAAAAAGAGCTTTATCAAATATAGAAAATTTCTTAGGAAAAAAAGACAATCATATATTGAGATTAAAAGACATCTACGAAGAAATAATAGATGAAAACATAGATAGAATTATATTAGATCTGCCAGAACCATGGAGAGCTATAGATAATATTTTGAAAGCTTTAAGGCCTGGAGGAATTTTTTTAGCCTATACTCCTACTATAATTCAAGCTCAAAAAACTGTTGAGGCTCTGAAAGGTACAAAATCTTTTACCTTGATAGAAACCATTGAAACCTTACTAAGACCTTGGCAAATTGAAGGTTTATCCGTAAGACCTTTTCATAGGATGGTAGCCCATACAGCTTTTCTAACAGTGGCAAGAAGAATAGTTACACAAGAAGAGAATATATCTCCGATGGTCGTGCCTTCTGAAGAAAGAGGAGAAAATTATGAGATTGAGTAA
- the recJ gene encoding single-stranded-DNA-specific exonuclease RecJ, whose translation MRRWVFLFEENKGQEEVLARKLGISSLLARLLLNRGISEPSKAKKFLNPKIEDLYDPFTYFPDLEKAIDFLIKLRNAKRKILVFGDYDVDGITATTLMYRVLSHWGWDVSFYVPHRLDEGYGLKEKSVKKALSQNEFIGLLITVDCGIKSKKEVEYLKKNGVEVIITDHHIPEEGSIPEALLVLDPYLNNYPYPYMAGVGVAFKFLKALGDAIGKDIYKEKGVLELVTLGTLGDLMELKDENRVLVRYGLEKILNSDLVGVRTLIRKVGLDKNTFISSKDIIFNITPRINAIGRFKEVEEAIRLFLTENVEEAEILFDKLDEFNRKRKEEVERVYEMAKEMLREEDIENNKAVFLYNSLWGRDVGGVMGIVASMLVEEYNVPFFLGRKEGEFIVFSGRGVEDVNLFEFVSKLSDYLINFGGHKGAVGFSLFEKDYEDFKNSAVRLANEIWKELDFTPKVKIDAEIPLDKIKSENIGKFLSELDMLSPFGPGNEEPRFKINSTVIAYFEKMGNGGRYKIKIGDISGKILSTPIFSLGIEEEALKESPQTVDIVLRIEKEGYQGREYFNFYLEEWREAEKKEKEEKREKIRAILYFLENDTEKTFLIEEIKKRGREYAIISPYWNKVYWNEEIVSPWDFSIDLSKDKVIIWDDAEWFLNEEFYERFLVKIRNINNPIIFLSNLKKEEKRLNLSDILGIKNLRIPKKSFNPAFIDVRFSKNKEKDLQFFEGKDVYFYPNKVPIRMYRYLIFLKPPLTEVEFVRWSKFGQNIVLLFGKEDFIYSYKKVQEVSMGLLKEEREFFVTQSHNFLLFLQKARPSEIYSLLV comes from the coding sequence ATGAGAAGATGGGTTTTCCTCTTTGAGGAAAATAAAGGGCAGGAAGAGGTTTTGGCAAGAAAGCTTGGAATATCATCTCTTCTTGCCCGACTCCTTTTGAATCGAGGAATAAGTGAACCTTCAAAGGCAAAAAAATTTTTAAATCCTAAGATAGAAGATTTATATGATCCTTTTACTTATTTTCCCGATTTAGAAAAGGCTATAGATTTCTTAATTAAGCTAAGAAATGCTAAGAGAAAGATACTTGTTTTTGGAGATTATGACGTAGACGGAATAACTGCTACAACCCTTATGTATAGAGTTTTATCCCATTGGGGGTGGGATGTAAGTTTTTATGTGCCTCATAGACTGGATGAAGGGTATGGGTTAAAGGAAAAAAGTGTTAAAAAAGCGTTATCTCAAAATGAGTTTATAGGTCTATTAATTACTGTGGATTGTGGGATTAAAAGTAAAAAAGAGGTTGAATATTTAAAGAAAAATGGAGTTGAAGTTATTATTACTGATCATCATATTCCTGAGGAAGGAAGTATTCCAGAAGCTCTTCTTGTGCTTGATCCTTACTTAAACAATTATCCCTATCCATATATGGCAGGAGTTGGAGTTGCTTTTAAGTTCCTAAAAGCCCTGGGAGATGCAATAGGGAAAGATATTTATAAAGAAAAGGGGGTATTAGAATTAGTAACCTTAGGAACCTTGGGAGACTTAATGGAGCTTAAAGATGAGAATAGGGTCCTTGTTAGATATGGTCTTGAGAAGATTTTAAATTCCGATCTTGTAGGAGTTAGAACTCTTATTAGAAAAGTAGGGCTTGATAAAAATACTTTTATAAGTTCAAAGGATATTATTTTTAATATAACTCCAAGGATAAATGCCATAGGTAGATTCAAAGAGGTAGAAGAAGCAATAAGACTATTTCTTACTGAAAATGTAGAAGAAGCTGAGATACTTTTTGATAAACTTGACGAATTTAATAGGAAAAGAAAAGAAGAGGTAGAAAGAGTTTACGAGATGGCAAAAGAGATGTTAAGAGAGGAGGATATAGAAAATAATAAAGCAGTATTTTTATACAATAGTTTGTGGGGGAGAGATGTGGGTGGGGTAATGGGAATTGTAGCTTCTATGCTTGTAGAAGAATATAATGTGCCCTTCTTTCTTGGAAGAAAAGAAGGAGAGTTTATTGTCTTTTCAGGGAGAGGAGTAGAAGATGTAAATTTATTTGAATTTGTCTCTAAGTTATCAGACTATTTAATAAACTTTGGTGGACATAAAGGAGCTGTTGGTTTTTCTCTGTTTGAAAAAGACTATGAGGATTTTAAGAATAGTGCAGTAAGGCTTGCAAATGAAATTTGGAAGGAATTAGATTTTACTCCAAAGGTTAAGATAGATGCTGAAATTCCTTTAGATAAGATTAAAAGTGAAAATATTGGTAAGTTTCTTTCTGAGCTTGATATGCTTTCGCCTTTTGGTCCAGGTAATGAAGAACCAAGGTTCAAAATAAATTCAACGGTTATTGCATATTTTGAAAAAATGGGAAATGGAGGAAGATATAAGATTAAAATTGGTGATATATCGGGAAAAATTTTGTCAACTCCCATTTTTTCTCTTGGAATAGAGGAAGAAGCGCTAAAAGAGTCTCCTCAAACAGTGGATATTGTCTTGAGAATAGAAAAAGAGGGATATCAAGGTAGAGAATATTTCAATTTTTATTTGGAAGAATGGAGAGAGGCTGAAAAGAAAGAGAAAGAAGAAAAGAGAGAAAAGATAAGGGCAATTTTGTATTTTCTTGAGAATGATACAGAGAAGACTTTTCTTATAGAGGAAATAAAAAAGAGAGGTAGAGAATATGCTATTATTTCCCCTTACTGGAATAAAGTTTATTGGAATGAAGAGATTGTGTCTCCATGGGATTTCTCTATAGATCTTTCAAAAGACAAAGTTATCATCTGGGATGATGCAGAATGGTTTTTAAATGAGGAATTTTATGAGAGGTTTTTGGTAAAGATAAGAAATATAAATAATCCTATCATTTTCCTTTCTAATCTTAAGAAGGAAGAAAAAAGATTAAATTTGTCCGATATACTTGGTATTAAGAATTTGCGAATACCAAAAAAGTCTTTTAATCCTGCTTTTATTGATGTTAGATTTTCGAAAAATAAGGAAAAGGATTTACAGTTTTTTGAGGGAAAAGACGTGTACTTCTATCCTAATAAAGTACCTATAAGGATGTATAGATATTTGATTTTTCTCAAGCCTCCGTTGACAGAAGTAGAATTTGTAAGATGGTCAAAATTTGGCCAGAATATAGTTCTTCTATTTGGAAAGGAAGATTTTATATACAGCTATAAGAAGGTGCAAGAAGTTTCTATGGGACTATTGAAAGAAGAGAGAGAATTTTTTGTTACTCAATCTCATAATTTTCTCCTCTTTCTTCAGAAGGCACGACCATCGGAGATATATTCTCTTCTTGTGTAA
- the secF gene encoding protein translocase subunit SecF: MKKEINFLGKRVRRVFMILSLLFVIIGMYFFFTKGLNYSIDFQSGSVIYYKLSSPLNSNQIANLRDIARSFYSKSTIQTGSNGKEVWIRTKFLEENELKRLTSEVEKVIVKYEGREITTIEPTISRELREKAILAAVLAIIVMLVYITVRFRFDFAISAIINEAFVLLATISIFAISQWEVSPSFIAAILTLLGYAINDNIIVFDRIRENSKKYPKEDFTIIANRSINQTLARTLYTVITTLLAITPLLIWGGVVLRPFILAIYLGIIIGTYSTIYIASAILCEWRELQK, from the coding sequence GTGAAAAAGGAGATTAATTTTTTAGGAAAAAGGGTAAGAAGAGTATTTATGATATTATCCCTTCTCTTTGTTATAATTGGGATGTATTTTTTCTTTACTAAAGGCTTAAATTATAGCATTGATTTTCAAAGTGGCAGTGTGATCTATTATAAACTCTCATCTCCTTTAAATAGTAATCAGATAGCAAATTTAAGGGATATTGCTAGGAGTTTTTATAGTAAATCTACCATTCAGACAGGATCAAATGGAAAAGAAGTATGGATAAGAACCAAATTTTTAGAAGAAAATGAGCTTAAGAGATTAACATCAGAAGTAGAAAAAGTAATTGTTAAGTATGAAGGAAGAGAGATAACAACTATTGAGCCTACTATAAGTAGAGAGCTGAGAGAAAAGGCTATTTTGGCGGCGGTTCTTGCTATAATTGTCATGCTTGTATATATAACAGTGAGATTCAGATTTGATTTTGCAATTTCTGCTATTATAAATGAGGCTTTTGTTTTGCTTGCTACTATTTCAATTTTTGCCATATCCCAATGGGAGGTTAGTCCATCCTTTATTGCTGCAATTCTTACCCTACTTGGTTATGCTATTAATGACAACATAATAGTTTTTGATAGAATAAGGGAGAACTCTAAAAAATATCCTAAGGAAGATTTCACAATTATTGCCAATAGAAGTATTAATCAGACTCTTGCAAGAACTTTATATACTGTGATAACTACTTTACTTGCAATTACTCCTCTTCTAATATGGGGTGGAGTGGTTTTAAGACCATTTATTCTTGCTATATATCTTGGAATAATAATTGGAACCTATTCTACCATATATATAGCATCGGCCATTCTTTGTGAGTGGAGAGAATTACAGAAATAA
- the secD gene encoding protein translocase subunit SecD — MNIRPEIKTAFIVIILGIAIWILLTFPFRYGLDIRGGIRVTLQCQKTEGVEITDDAVRRTIEVIRNRIDQLGVTEPSIYKEGSDKIVVELPGIKDPERALEIIGQTALLEFKDETGKTILTGSALKNAKVEFDQVGQPMVRVEMNPEGAKIFADFTSKNVGKQVFIVLDGKVISNPVIKEPITEGTGVITGRFTIDEAQKLAILLRAGALPVPVKVIENRTIDPTLGKDTMESAYRAGVIGAILVVLFMILVFRFLGLVADIALLIYVVLDLAALKLLNATLTLPGVAGIILSIGMAVDANCLIFARMKEEYAQRKTPMASLDAGFRNALRAIIDSNVTTILAALILFYFGTGPIRGFAVTLSLGVALSMFTQITITRTLLENLLSLPVFKKATKLLGL; from the coding sequence ATGAATATAAGACCAGAAATTAAAACTGCTTTTATAGTGATTATTTTGGGCATTGCCATATGGATACTACTTACCTTTCCCTTTAGATATGGGCTGGATATAAGGGGCGGTATAAGAGTAACATTGCAATGCCAAAAGACAGAAGGGGTAGAAATTACCGATGATGCTGTAAGGAGAACTATAGAGGTTATTAGAAATCGTATAGATCAATTAGGAGTTACAGAGCCATCCATATATAAAGAGGGAAGCGATAAAATTGTAGTAGAGCTTCCTGGTATAAAAGATCCCGAAAGGGCTCTTGAGATTATAGGACAGACTGCTCTTTTAGAGTTTAAAGATGAAACTGGAAAAACCATACTTACAGGTTCTGCTCTTAAAAATGCTAAGGTTGAATTTGATCAAGTAGGACAACCTATGGTTAGGGTAGAGATGAATCCAGAAGGTGCAAAGATTTTTGCAGACTTCACTTCAAAAAATGTAGGAAAACAGGTATTTATAGTGCTTGATGGGAAAGTAATATCAAATCCTGTAATTAAAGAGCCTATAACGGAAGGGACAGGAGTAATTACAGGTAGATTTACTATTGATGAGGCACAAAAACTTGCTATTCTCTTAAGAGCAGGTGCTCTTCCTGTCCCTGTGAAGGTAATAGAAAATAGAACCATCGATCCTACTCTTGGTAAAGATACCATGGAGTCTGCATACAGAGCAGGAGTAATTGGGGCCATTCTTGTGGTGTTGTTTATGATTTTGGTTTTTAGATTTTTAGGATTGGTCGCAGATATAGCACTTTTGATTTATGTGGTTCTTGATCTTGCTGCTTTAAAGTTATTAAATGCCACATTAACTCTTCCTGGTGTTGCAGGTATTATTCTTTCTATCGGAATGGCTGTGGATGCTAACTGTCTTATCTTTGCAAGGATGAAGGAAGAGTATGCTCAAAGGAAAACACCTATGGCTTCTCTTGATGCCGGATTTAGAAATGCTTTAAGGGCTATCATTGATAGTAATGTGACTACTATCCTTGCCGCATTAATTCTATTCTATTTTGGAACAGGTCCTATAAGAGGTTTTGCTGTAACCTTGTCTCTTGGTGTGGCTCTTTCCATGTTTACTCAAATAACTATAACTCGTACGCTTCTTGAGAATTTATTGTCTTTGCCTGTTTTTAAGAAGGCAACTAAGCTTTTGGGCTTATAA
- the yajC gene encoding preprotein translocase subunit YajC: MEQAVNLISILLVWGAFLAIFYFILVIPQKREAKRRQEMLDSLKVGDRIVTKGGLIGQIVAINKQKKIIQVSFAKGIVFEMLLEGVAYPLKD; this comes from the coding sequence ATGGAGCAAGCTGTTAATTTAATAAGTATACTCTTAGTTTGGGGTGCTTTTTTAGCTATTTTTTATTTTATTCTTGTGATTCCCCAAAAAAGAGAAGCAAAAAGAAGACAGGAAATGCTTGATTCTCTAAAGGTGGGAGATAGAATAGTTACAAAGGGGGGATTGATAGGACAAATAGTAGCAATTAATAAACAAAAAAAGATTATTCAGGTTTCTTTTGCAAAGGGAATAGTTTTTGAAATGCTTCTTGAAGGTGTAGCTTATCCCTTAAAAGATTAA